A window of Dehalogenimonas sp. WBC-2 genomic DNA:
GCTATGTTAAAGACCCACTGGTTCATACCGGTAAAATACCTGCGCGTATGGTGCTGAGATGATTAACGCAATGTCTTCAGTACAGTCAGAGTTGCCTGCTATCAAATTACCGGTGCTTATCCTGCACGGTGTGTCTGATCGGCTGGCAGAACCGTCAGGAAGCCAATTCATGTATGATAACGTCGGTTCAACCGATAAAAAACTGCACCTGTTGCCGGACTGTTTCCACGAGATAT
This region includes:
- a CDS encoding monoglyceride lipase: MSSVQSELPAIKLPVLILHGVSDRLAEPSGSQFMYDNVGSTDKKLHLLPDCFHEIFNEPCRDVVLSITADWLLEHFPARPAAPF